The following DNA comes from Flavisolibacter ginsenosidimutans.
TCAAATTTGTCCAGGGCGGCAACCAGGTTATTGCCGGTTTCTTTAATGGCTTTAAAATGCCGGGGCGCAATAAAACCGGCGGCCCCAATTAAGGCAAAATCAGACATAGGTTAGTATTTGGTCACGGTGTTCTTCTCTAATTTATAGGCCTCTCCGCTTTCCAGACAAACGGCCTTCCCTTCTTCGTTAAACCGCAGCCGTTGTCCATACTCGCTCATCCAGCCAATTTGCTTTGCCGGGTTGCCAACAACCAAAGCATAAGGCGCCACAGGTTTTGTAATAACCGCACCCGCGCCAATAAAGGCATACTCGCCAATCTCGTTACCGCAAACAACGGTGGCGTTGGCGCCAATGGTTGCGCCTTTCCGAACAAGCGTTTGCTTGTATTCGTGCTTGCGACTGACGGCGCTGCGCGGGTTAATAACGTTGGTAAACACCATTGAAGGGCCGAGGAAAACGTCGTCCTCGCAAATCACGCCTTCGTAAATGGAAACGTTGTTTTGCACTCGAACGTTCTTTCCCAAAACAACTTTGGGCGATACCACCACGTTCTGCCCCAGGTTGCAGCCTTCGCCAATCTTACAGCCGGGCATAATGTGGCTAAAGTGCCAAATCTTTACGCCTTCTGCAATCTCGCAACCTTCGTCCACAAAGGCGGAGGGGTGAACAAAATATTTTGTTTCGCTCATTTCCCTTTTTTAATTACCTGCTCCAGGTATTTGCCGTAGCCACTTTTCATCAACGCCATAGCCTGCTCGTGCAATTGTGTTTCACTAATAAAATTCATGCGAAAGGCAATTTCTTCAATGCAGCCGATCTTCGTTCCCTGCCTTTTTTCAATCACCCTCACAAACTCTGACGCGTCACTGAGCGATTCAAAGGTTCC
Coding sequences within:
- a CDS encoding acyltransferase, which codes for MSETKYFVHPSAFVDEGCEIAEGVKIWHFSHIMPGCKIGEGCNLGQNVVVSPKVVLGKNVRVQNNVSIYEGVICEDDVFLGPSMVFTNVINPRSAVSRKHEYKQTLVRKGATIGANATVVCGNEIGEYAFIGAGAVITKPVAPYALVVGNPAKQIGWMSEYGQRLRFNEEGKAVCLESGEAYKLEKNTVTKY